From the Lysinibacillus fusiformis genome, the window CGTGAAATGGGCTTTTGCTCAGGGATTGAAAACTATTCACGTCATTTAACATTGCGTGGAGCAGGTGCCACTCCCTATACATTGCTAGATTATTTCCCAGATGACTTTTTGCTTGTAGTCGATGAAAGTCACGTCACACTGCCTCAGGTTCGTGGCATGTACAATGGTGACCAAGCACGTAAAGGTGTACTCGTAGAACATGGTTTCCGTTTGCCATCAGCACTTGATAACCGTCCACTACGTTTTGAAGAATACGAAAAAAGAGTGCATCAAGCCATTTATGTATCAGCCACACCAGGTCCTTATGAGCTGGAGCACACACCCGAAATGGTTGAGCAAATTATTCGACCTACTGGATTATTGGATCCGTTAATTGAGGTGCGACCTATTGAAGGGCAAATCGATAATTTAATTGATGAAATTCAAGATCGGATTGCACAAAATGAACGGGTTTTAGTGACAACGTTAACGAAGAAAATGTCCGAGGATTTATCGGCCTACTTGAAGGAAATGGGCTTAAAAGTCGAATACTTACATTCTGAAATTAAAACACTAGAACGTATAGAGATTATCCGTGAACTACGAAAAGGAACGTATGACGTACTAATTGGTATTAATCTATTGCGTGAAGGTCTTGATATTCCTGAGGTGTCCCTTGTTGCGATTTTAGATGCTGATAAAGAAGGTTTTTTACGTTCAGAGCGTTCATTGATTCAAACGATTGGTCGTGCTGCTCGTAATGCGAATGGTCATGTCATTATGTATGCAGATCATGTAACAGACTCGATGAAAAAGGCGATTGATGAAACGAAACGTCGCCGTGCGTTACAAATGGCTTATAACGAGGAGCATGGCATAACACCACAAACGATCATTAAGAAAATCCCAGATGTGATTCGTGCAACACAAGTAGCAGAAGAAGAGGAATCCTATGTAACAAAGGCAACAAAAGGCAAAAAGCTCACAAAGGCGGAAAGAGAACAGCTCTTGGCTTCCCTAGAAGTAGAAATGAAGGAAGCAGCAAAAGCGCTTGATTTTGAACGTGCGGCTGAGTTGCGAGATACAATATTTGAATTGAAGGTAGAAGGGTGAATGACTTGTGAAAAATACTGAAATTGTCGTGCAAGGCGCACGTGCTCATAATTTAAAAAATATCAATGTCACAATTCCACGTGACCAATTAGTTGTATTAACAGGTTTATCAGGCTCAGGAAAGTCTTCTCTAGCATTTGACACAATTTACGCGGAGGGCCAACGTCGTTACGTTGAGTCCCTTTCCGCCTATGCCCGCCAATTTCTTGGGCAAATGGATAAGCCAGATGTTGATGCCATAGAAGGTTTATCGCCTGCTATTTCCATTGACCAAAAAACGACAAGTCGTAACCCACGATCTACTGTAGGTACGGTAACGGAGATCTATGACTACTTACGTTTACTTTATGCACGCATTGGTAAACCGATTTGTCCAAATCATGGCATAGAAATCACTTCCCAAACGATTGAGCAAATGGTGGATCGTTTATTAACTTATCCAGAGAGAACAAAAATGCAACTTCTTGCACCAATGGTTTCTGGACGTAAGGGAACCCATGTTAAATTGCTAGAAGATTTAAAAAAACAAGGTTTTGTTCGTGTCCGAATTGATGGGGAATTACGTGATTTAGATGATGCTATCGAACTTGATAAAAATAAAAAGCATTCAATCGAAGTAGTGGTGGACCGTGTTGTCATGAAGGAAGGGATTGCTGCTCGTCTGAGTGATTCTTTAGAAACGGCTTTACGTTTGGCAGATGGACGTGTACTTGTCGATGTGATGGAACATGAAGAGTTACTATTTAGTGAGCATCATGCCTGCCCATTATGTGGATTTTCTATAGGTGAGTTAGAGCCTCGTATGTTTTCATTTAATAGTCCATTCGGTGCTTGTCCAAGCTGTGATGGCTTAGGTTCAACGCAAGAGGTGGATTTAGATTTAGTGGTGCCTGATTGGGATCGTTCCTTATTAGAGCATGCCATTGCACCGTGGGAACCAACTAGCTCTCAGTATTACCCACAATTACTGAAAGCTGTATGTGATCATTATGATATCCCAATGGATGTGCCTGTGAAGGATTTGCCAAAGGAAAAGATGGATAAGGTTTTATATGGCTCTGGGAAAGACAAAATACATTTCCATTATGAAAATGAATTTGGTAATGTGCGAGATCAAATGATTGAATTTGAAGGTGTTGTGCGCAATGTTGAGCGACGTTTTAAAGAGACAACATCCGATTATGTTCGTGAGCAAATGGAAAAATACATGGCACAGCAAGCTTGTCCTTCATGTAAAGGTTATCGTTTAAAGCCTGAAACGTTAGCAGTGAAAGTAGCCGATAAGCATATTGGTGAGATTACACAATATTCGATTCAGGAAGCGGACACATTCTTCAAAGAGCTTGATCTCACTGAAAAGGATATGCAAATAGCACGATTGGTTTTACGAGAAATTGAAGAACGATTGGGCTTCCTTGTTAATGTTGGTTTAGACTATTTAACATTGAGTCGTGCAGCAGGTACATTATCTGGTGGGGAAGCGCAACGTATTCGTCTTGCTACGCAAATTGGTTCACGATTAACGGGGGTCCTTTATATTTTAGATGAGCCTTCGATTGGTTTGCATCAACGGGATAATGATCGTCTGATTAGCACGTTACAAAATATGCGTGATATTGGGAATACGTTGATTGTCGTAGAGCACGATGAAGATACAATGCTTGCTGCCGATTATCTTATCGATGTAGGACCTGGAGCAGGTGTCCATGGCGGTCAAATTGTGGCAGCCGGTACACCACAGGAAGTTATGAATAATGAAAAATCCTTAACAGGACAATATTTAAGCGGTAGAAAGTTTATTCCATTGCCAATTGAAAGACGCCAACCAAATGGGCGAAAGCTCTCCATTAAAGGTGCTAAGGAAAATAATTTACGTAATGTCAAAGTAGATGTTCCACTTGGCTTATTTGTTGCAGTGACAGGGGTGTCTGGCTCAGGGAAATCTACATTGATTAATGAAATTTTATATAAATCATTGGCACAGAAGCTGAATCGTTCAAAGGTCAAGCCTGGCGAGCATAAAGAAGTGAGGGGCATTGATGAGCTTGAAAAAGTAATCGATATTGACCAATCACCAATTGGGCGTACACCTCGTTCAAACCCAGCAACATATACAGGTGTTTTTGATGATATTCGTGATGTTTTTGCGGCAACAAATGAAGCCAAGGTACGAGGCTATAAAAAAGGACGCTTTAGCTTTAATGTCAAGGGTGGTCGCTGTGAAGCATGTCGTGGGGATGGCATTATTAAGATTGAAATGCATTTCCTTCCAGATGTTTATGTACCATGTGAAGTATGTCACGGCAAACGTTATAACCGTGAAACACTTGAAGTGAAGTATAAAGATAAGAGTATTGCTGATATTCTCGATATGACGATTGAAAATGCAGTAGTGTTCTTTGAAAATATTCCAAAGATTCAACGTAAACTACAAACGATTGTCGATGTGGGCTTGGGCTATATGAAATTAGGACAACCAGCAACAACCTTATCGGGCGGTGAGGCGCAGCGTGTAAAACTAGCCTCTGAATTACATCGACGTTCCACAGGTAAATCGTTCTATATTTTGGATGAACCAACGACAGGATTACATGCCGATGATATTGCTCGATTACTTGTCGTGTTACAGCGTCTTGTTGAAAACGGTGATTCGGTATTAGTTATTGAGCATAACTTAGATGTGATTAAAACAGCTGATTATATCATCGACTTAGGTCCAGAAGGTGGAGACAAAGGTGGCACGATCGTTGCAACTGGTACACCTGAAGAGGTAGTAGAAGTTGCTGGCTCCTACACAGGAAAATACTTAAAACCAATTCTGGAACGAGATCGTATGAGAATGGATGCATTGCTAGCAGAAGCTTCTAAATCTTAATGGATTTACATTCGAATGGGAATGATTGATCTGGATTGAAAGGTGATCTTCAAGTGGAGAAAGCCGCTCAATCCAGATTGAAAGATGATCCAAAATGCGAGGAATCCGCTCAAACAGGGGTCAGAAGTGATCTAAAAAGTGAGGTTCCCGCTCAAACAGAGGCCGGAAGTGATCTAAAAGGAGAAGAACACGCTCAAACAGAGTTCAGAAGTGATCTAAAAAGTGAGGTTCCCGCTCAAACAGAGGCCGGAAGTGATCCAAAAGGAGAAGAACCCGCTCAAACAGAGGCCGGAAGTGATCTAAAAGGAGAAGAACACGCTCAAACAGAGTTCAGAAGTGATCCAAAAAGTGAGGACCCCGTTTTATTCAAAGAAAAACCGATCTAATAAACAAGTGACATAATTTGTAATAGGTAAAATACCAATGATTTTGTATTGAAAAGACCCAATTTATTCAATTTTGCAGTGAAACTTTTCACATGATGAATCGTATAAATAGTATAACGAACTGAGGGAGGCTATTTATTTATGCAAAATGAACGTCAACGAATTTTAGAACTTGTAGAAAAAGGAACAATTTCGGCACAAGAGGCGATTACATTATTAGAAGCATTAGAGCAACCTGGCAAGTCTACTCAACATGTTATGAATGATGTGTCGAAAGAGACGCAATCCTTTTCAACTGAAAAAGAGTCACTATTTGAAGAAAAACAAAAAGATGGTGACAAGAAAAAAGATGATTTTATGAAATACTTCCAAGATGAAATGCAAGATTTTCGTAAGGATTTAACGCAAATCGGTTCTCTTTTTATGGATATGATGAATACAGCTGTTAAAAAAGTGAAGGAATTTGATGTAGCTTCTCCATTTGGAGATAAAATTGAGTTTACACATACAGAAGAAGTTGCTGCAGCCGATGTAGACAATATTATCGTTGAATTACCAAATGGTAACTTCTCATTGGAATCTGGTGAAGGCGACACTATTCAAGTGATCTGCAAGGTGAAGGCACCTTTGATGAACGATAGTGAAGAAGAAACACGCAATCACTTTTTAGAGCAATTTGTTGTGAAAGAGGAAGCGCAATCTCTTCGTATTTTGAGCCAATTAAAGCTTGTTCAAGTCAATGTGAAGGTGTTAGTACCTAAGGATAAACTTGAAAAATTATCTGTTCGTCTAATGAACGGTAGTGTTTCATTACAGGATACAGCATTTGAAGAATTAAAAGTAAAAACGTTAAACGGCGCTATTAAAGGAACGAAGTTTAATTTTGGAAAAGCGGAAGTGGATTCTTCTAATGGTTCCATTGAATTAACGAATGTTCGAGGTAAGGATTTAGAGGCTGAAACATTGAATGGACGTGTTTATTTGGATGGTGCTCTGGATGAAGTTGAAGCTAAGTCAGTCAATGGACATGTAGTCGTAACAACATGCTCAACAAACTCCTCTAAAATTAAAGCTCAGACAGTTGCTGGAGCCGTGGAATTATATGTCCCGCGAACAATTTCATTGAGCGGCAAAGTGGTAACAAATTTTGGCAAAGTGGATGTAGGTATTCAGGATGTTTCCAAAATGGAGTCACAAGATCAATTCTTATCCA encodes:
- the uvrB gene encoding excinuclease ABC subunit UvrB; this translates as MLTFDLQAPYQPNGDQPQAIAELVEGVNAGKRHQTLLGATGTGKTFTISNVIQQVKKPTLIMAHNKTLAGQLYSEFKEFFPNNAVEYFVSYYDYYQPEAYVPQTDTYIEKDSSINDEIDKLRHSATSALFEREDVIIIASVSCIYGLGSPEEYREMVVSIRTGMEIERNQLLRKLVDVQYERNDISFTRGTFRVRGDVVEIFPASRDEHCIRVEFFGDEIDRIREVDALTGEILSDREHVAIFPASHFVTREEKMRKAIENIEKELEERLALLRSEDKLLEAQRLEQRTRYDLEMMREMGFCSGIENYSRHLTLRGAGATPYTLLDYFPDDFLLVVDESHVTLPQVRGMYNGDQARKGVLVEHGFRLPSALDNRPLRFEEYEKRVHQAIYVSATPGPYELEHTPEMVEQIIRPTGLLDPLIEVRPIEGQIDNLIDEIQDRIAQNERVLVTTLTKKMSEDLSAYLKEMGLKVEYLHSEIKTLERIEIIRELRKGTYDVLIGINLLREGLDIPEVSLVAILDADKEGFLRSERSLIQTIGRAARNANGHVIMYADHVTDSMKKAIDETKRRRALQMAYNEEHGITPQTIIKKIPDVIRATQVAEEEESYVTKATKGKKLTKAEREQLLASLEVEMKEAAKALDFERAAELRDTIFELKVEG
- the uvrA gene encoding excinuclease ABC subunit UvrA gives rise to the protein MKNTEIVVQGARAHNLKNINVTIPRDQLVVLTGLSGSGKSSLAFDTIYAEGQRRYVESLSAYARQFLGQMDKPDVDAIEGLSPAISIDQKTTSRNPRSTVGTVTEIYDYLRLLYARIGKPICPNHGIEITSQTIEQMVDRLLTYPERTKMQLLAPMVSGRKGTHVKLLEDLKKQGFVRVRIDGELRDLDDAIELDKNKKHSIEVVVDRVVMKEGIAARLSDSLETALRLADGRVLVDVMEHEELLFSEHHACPLCGFSIGELEPRMFSFNSPFGACPSCDGLGSTQEVDLDLVVPDWDRSLLEHAIAPWEPTSSQYYPQLLKAVCDHYDIPMDVPVKDLPKEKMDKVLYGSGKDKIHFHYENEFGNVRDQMIEFEGVVRNVERRFKETTSDYVREQMEKYMAQQACPSCKGYRLKPETLAVKVADKHIGEITQYSIQEADTFFKELDLTEKDMQIARLVLREIEERLGFLVNVGLDYLTLSRAAGTLSGGEAQRIRLATQIGSRLTGVLYILDEPSIGLHQRDNDRLISTLQNMRDIGNTLIVVEHDEDTMLAADYLIDVGPGAGVHGGQIVAAGTPQEVMNNEKSLTGQYLSGRKFIPLPIERRQPNGRKLSIKGAKENNLRNVKVDVPLGLFVAVTGVSGSGKSTLINEILYKSLAQKLNRSKVKPGEHKEVRGIDELEKVIDIDQSPIGRTPRSNPATYTGVFDDIRDVFAATNEAKVRGYKKGRFSFNVKGGRCEACRGDGIIKIEMHFLPDVYVPCEVCHGKRYNRETLEVKYKDKSIADILDMTIENAVVFFENIPKIQRKLQTIVDVGLGYMKLGQPATTLSGGEAQRVKLASELHRRSTGKSFYILDEPTTGLHADDIARLLVVLQRLVENGDSVLVIEHNLDVIKTADYIIDLGPEGGDKGGTIVATGTPEEVVEVAGSYTGKYLKPILERDRMRMDALLAEASKS
- a CDS encoding DUF4097 family beta strand repeat-containing protein gives rise to the protein MQNERQRILELVEKGTISAQEAITLLEALEQPGKSTQHVMNDVSKETQSFSTEKESLFEEKQKDGDKKKDDFMKYFQDEMQDFRKDLTQIGSLFMDMMNTAVKKVKEFDVASPFGDKIEFTHTEEVAAADVDNIIVELPNGNFSLESGEGDTIQVICKVKAPLMNDSEEETRNHFLEQFVVKEEAQSLRILSQLKLVQVNVKVLVPKDKLEKLSVRLMNGSVSLQDTAFEELKVKTLNGAIKGTKFNFGKAEVDSSNGSIELTNVRGKDLEAETLNGRVYLDGALDEVEAKSVNGHVVVTTCSTNSSKIKAQTVAGAVELYVPRTISLSGKVVTNFGKVDVGIQDVSKMESQDQFLSKVVRFDKEVENANRLFIEGESKTGAVLVRYTTTDEQQI